A single window of Eucalyptus grandis isolate ANBG69807.140 chromosome 1, ASM1654582v1, whole genome shotgun sequence DNA harbors:
- the LOC104445156 gene encoding calcium-dependent protein kinase 32 encodes MGNCCATPQAEGDEKRGKKKPNPFAIDYGVNFNVNGGSHKLAVLKDPTGTDIGLRYELGRELGRGEFGITYLCTDKETREELACKSILKKKLRTAVDIEDVRREVAIMKHLPKHPNIVTLKDTYEDDNAVHLVMELCEGGELFDRIVARGHYTERAAAAVIKTIVEVIQVCHKHGVMHRDLKPENFLFANRKETSPLKTIDFGLSMFFKPGDKFSEIVGSPYYMAPEVLRRNYGPEVDVWSAGVILYILLCGVPPFWAETEQGIAQAIIRSVVDFKRDPWPKVSPNAKDLVKKMLEPDPKRRLSAQEVLDHPWVQNAKRAPNVSLGETVRARLKQFSVMNKLKKRALKVIAEHLSVEEVAGIREGFQLMDTDNKGKINVDELRVGLHKLGHQIPDADLQILMDAGDVDRDGYLDYGEFVAISVHLRKMGSEDHLQKAFEFFDRNQSGYIEIEELRDALANEVDTSEEVISAIMQDVDTDKDGRISYEEFAAMMKAGTDWRKASRQYSRERFNNLSLKLIRDGSLQ; translated from the exons ATGGGGAACTGCTGCGCCACGCCCCAAGCCGAGGGCGACGAGAAGAGGGGCAAGAAGAAGCCGAACCCTTTCGCGATCGACTACGGCGTCAATTTCAACGTCAACGGCGGGAGCCACAAGCTCGCCGTGCTGAAGGATCCGACCGGGACCGACATCGGGCTCCGGTACGAGCTCGGCCGGGAGCTCGGGCGCGGGGAGTTTGGCATCACGTACCTGTGCACGGACAAGGAGACCCGCGAGGAGCTCGCCTGCAAGTCGAtactgaagaagaagctgaggaCCGCTGTGGATATCGAGGATGTGAGGAGGGAGGTGGCGATCATGAAGCACTTACCCAAGCACCCGAACATCGTGACCTTGAAAGACACGTACGAGGACGACAACGCGGTGCATTTGGTGATGGAGTTGTGCGAAGGAGGGGAGTTGTTCGACCGGATCGTCGCGAGGGGACACTACACGGAGCGTGCCGCCGCTGCAGTGATCAAGACTATCGTCGAAGTTATTCAG GTTTGCCACAAGCATGGGGTGATGCATCGGGATCTTAAGCCCGAGAATTTCTTGTTTGCAAACAGGAAGGAAACATCACCTTTGAAGACAATTGATTTTGGGTTGTCGATGTTCTTTAAACCTG GTGATAAATTCAGCGAGATAGTTGGAAGTCCTTACTACATGGCTCCAGAGGTGCTTAGAAGGAATTATGGCCCAGAAGTGGATGTCTGGAGTGCTGGAGTGATCCTTTATATTTTGCTTTGTGGTGTCCCACCTTTTTGGGCAG AGACGGAACAAGGTATCGCCCAAGCTATTATCAGGTCGGTTGTGGATTTCAAGAGGGACCCTTGGCCAAAAGTTTCACCTAATGCAAAAGACCTTGTGAAGAAAATGCTGGAACCTGATCCGAAGAGGCGCCTTTCAGCTCAGGAAGTTCTAG ATCATCCTTGGGTACAAAATGCAAAGAGGGCTCCTAATGTTTCTTTGGGTGAAACTGTGAGGGCAAGGCTCAAACAATTCTCTGTGATGAATAAGCTCAAGAAACGAGCTCTTAAG GTAATAGCTGAGCATCTGTCTGTGGAGGAAGTTGCTGGCATAAGGGAGGGATTTCAATTGATGGACACAGACAATAAGGGCAAGATAAATGTTGACGAGCTACGAGTTGGTTTACACAAGCTTGGTCATCAGATCCCTGATGCAGATCTTCAAATTCTAATGGATGCT GGTGATGTTGACAGGGATGGATATCTTGACTATGGAGAATTCGTTGCTATATCTGTTCACTTGAGAAAGATGGGCAGTGAAGATCATCTGCAAAAGGCATTCGAGTTTTTCGATCGGAACCAAAGTGGATACATAGAGATTGAAGAATTAAGGGATGCCTTGGCCAATGAAGTTGATACTAGTGAAGAAGTTATTAGTGCCATCATGCAAGATGTAGATACGGACAAG GATGGGCGTATCAGTTACGAAGAGTTTGCTGCGATGATGAAGGCCGGCACAGATTGGAGAAAAGCATCGAGGCAGTACTCAAGAGAGCGGTTCAACAATCTCAGCTTGAAGTTGATCAGAGATGGGTCCTTGCAATAA